In one window of Caballeronia sp. TF1N1 DNA:
- the hrcA gene encoding heat-inducible transcriptional repressor HrcA has translation MLDPRAQTLLKTLIERYIAEGQPVGSRTLSRHSGLELSPATIRNVMSDLEDLGLVVSPHTSAGRIPTPRGYRLFVDTMLTVEAPQDEAMTTAVKTRLQGEEPQKIVAAAASVLSSLSSFAGVILTPRRSHMFKQIEFMRLSDKRILLIIVTPEGDVQNRMMATQRDYSPSQLTEASNYINAHFAGLSFDEVRLRLRQEIDELRGDMTALMQAAVVASTAETDPGETVLISGERNLLEVADLSSDMARLRKLFDLFDQKTSLLQLLDVSSHAQGVQIFIGGESNLVPIEEMSVVTAPYEVNGKIVGTLGVIGPTRMAYNRVIPIVDITARLLSMSLSSQ, from the coding sequence ATGCTAGACCCACGTGCACAAACCCTCCTCAAAACGCTGATCGAGCGCTACATCGCCGAAGGTCAGCCGGTCGGTTCGCGCACGTTATCACGGCATTCCGGCCTGGAGCTGAGTCCCGCGACCATTCGCAACGTGATGTCGGACCTGGAAGACCTCGGTCTCGTCGTCAGCCCGCACACGTCGGCGGGACGCATTCCCACGCCGCGCGGCTATCGGCTCTTCGTCGACACCATGCTCACCGTGGAAGCGCCGCAAGACGAAGCCATGACCACCGCCGTGAAGACGCGCCTGCAAGGCGAGGAGCCGCAGAAGATCGTCGCGGCGGCGGCGAGCGTGCTGTCGAGTCTCTCGTCGTTCGCTGGCGTGATCCTCACGCCGCGCCGCAGTCACATGTTCAAGCAGATCGAATTCATGCGGCTGTCGGACAAGCGCATTCTGCTTATCATCGTGACGCCCGAAGGCGACGTGCAGAACCGCATGATGGCGACGCAGCGCGACTATTCGCCGTCGCAACTCACGGAAGCCTCCAACTACATCAACGCGCATTTCGCGGGCCTGTCCTTCGACGAAGTGCGTCTGCGGCTGCGTCAGGAAATCGACGAATTGCGCGGCGACATGACCGCGCTCATGCAGGCGGCCGTGGTCGCGAGCACCGCCGAAACCGATCCGGGCGAGACCGTGCTGATTTCCGGCGAGCGCAACCTGCTCGAAGTGGCGGACCTTTCGTCCGACATGGCGCGGCTGCGCAAGCTGTTCGATTTGTTCGACCAAAAGACGAGCCTCCTGCAATTGCTGGATGTTTCGAGTCACGCGCAGGGCGTGCAGATTTTCATCGGCGGGGAATCTAATCTGGTGCCGATCGAGGAAATGAGCGTCGTGACCGCGCCGTATGAAGTCAACGGCAAGATCGTCGGCACGCTCGGCGTGATCGGACCCACGCGCATGGCCTACAACCGCGTGATTCCCATTGTCGATATCACCGCACGCCTGTTGTCGATGTCGCTCAGTTCTCAATAG